The Pirellulales bacterium genomic sequence GGGGCCGGTTTTGCCGCCTCTAGGGACCGCGCCCAAGAAAAACGGCAAGCTTGTGTGTGGACTATTTGAGCTTTAAGAAGATGCGATGCACCGAGACGCATGTTTCGTGGCCATCCCCCATCGCTCGATCGAACCACGCGACGACCACGCCCGCGGGCTTTACAATGCGGATTCCGTTCTCGGCGGGCAAGAAGTCGATGACGACACCAAGCCAACTCAACTGTTGCCAGAGATTGAAAAATGTCCCAGCTGCGCGGAATTCTGACTGCCGTCAGTTTTATCCTGTTATCAGCCGTGGTGGTCGCGGCGGCGGTGCGAGCGATTTCGATCGGCCTACCCGAGTCTTTGGCCTCGAACGCCACGGTGTTGATCCAAGCCTTGGCATCAGAGGATGTAGCGAACGAACCCCGACCGGCCAAGCTCAAGCTAGGGCAGCGCGTGCAGCGCGAACTGTCGGGAAACGTCGATTGGGCATCCGAGTTGGGGGCGCTCAGCGGCGTCGAACGCGAAAGACTCGTTAACAATGTCGTGGAACTGGCCAAGGAATCGTTTGAAGTTCAGGTTGATGTGTATTTCAAGGCGTCCGAACGCGAGCGTAGGAAACTGCTAGAACGGCAGGTCGACGATCTCATGCATTGGGCCACCGTCCTGGAACGAGCTAATCAGCCGGACGGCGAACCTATGCTCGGCGCCGCGGCAGTGCGGGGACTATTCACCCGCGTCGGCGGCTGGTATCGCGATGCTAAGCCCGAGCAGCTCGAACGCATGAAGGAATACCAACAGGCGCTTGTCGACCAAATGACCAAGCGGTTCAAGCGACGCATCAGCGGTATGGGGCAGTAGCTAGTCGCAGAGTTGTCGCGCATCATTACGGGGTTCGGCTCAGCCGCAACGACGAAGCCCCGTTAGCATTGGCCATGCTGTGCTTGAGCTGCGTGACGAGTTGAGCCGATAAGCGTCCAGTGCGCGGTCCCTGGCAGACGGCCCCGCGGACGGCCACGTAGTCAGGTGCCAACGGCAGCAGCAGTTCGATGGAGTGCATCGTCAGCGACCCGGCCAGTACGGCACGCAAACCCGCCGCGTGTACGTGCGTGACAAATGCCGCACACTCGTCCAAGTTCCACAGATCCAGCAGCGATCCGGCGCCCTTGCGCCAGGTGTCAACCAAGACAGCCCGGCAGCCGGTTCTCGCGGCATGTTCTAGAACGCTTACCGGCGCGGGTGCGTTGGCCACTTGCCAGTCGGCGTAAACCACGGCAACCCCGCCGATACCATCCTGTAGGCCGGCCAGGGCAGCAGCTAACCGTCGGTGCCAGTCTGCTTGCGGTCCACATCCGGCAAGTCCAAACTTGACGAGGGAAATGCCGCGCGGAACGTCGGCTATCATCGCTGCTGTGACATCCGTCAATTCCCCCAGCGCGACGCTAACCGGGACGCGCCCCTCCACCATGTGTAACGCGTCGTGCATTACGGCTGAGTCAACGGCGCCTAGCGGACCGTGCCGAGGTTCTTTGAGGTCGATCAGATCGGCGCCGGCCTGAAGAGCATCGCTCGCTTCTTTACGATCGCGCACGCTGACCAGTAGCCCTGTGGTCATCGCGGACCCCGCTTTCGTTGCGAATCTTGCTGCATGGCAGCCTGGGCATTCGCCAGGCGCGTGTTGAGCTTGGTCACCAACGCAACCGATAGCGGCTCGCACCAAGTGCCGCGAATTGTCACATAGTGATTGCACCAGGAACCCAGGGCTGGCTTTACATCGCGCTGTGCAAAATCTACGGCCCGATCGGCCAGCCTAATGACGACCGTGGCGACTTGCGATGCGTCCGGCTTGTGAGCGCGCAAGTAACTCGGCCCCTGCCCCAATAGAAAGCCTTCGACCAACTGCAGGGGCACCTGGATTGGCCGACCCGTGCGTAAATAGAACAGCAGTTCGTCTCCGCGGCGGCCAATGCGCGGCTGGCGCAATTGCCAAAACAACAGCAGCAAGCCGAGAATCGATACCGCCACACTCGCCAGGCCGAGCCCACGTTGCCAGGTTGGCTGGCCAAGGAGAGGGGCGGTCAGCAGCGCGCCGCAAACTAATCCGACTACCGGCACGATGAGCCCCATCGACAGGGCGCGGCGATTTTTGTGCAGCCAGACTTCGGCCATGGAGCGTCGTTGGGCGGGGCGGATCAAAATGAGGACGTTTCAACATGATGGTAACAAATTATAGGGCGAGTCGCCCAGCGCGGCCGAATGGCACATTGCACGTGGCGGTCCCCGCCGATGGCACCGCACGGATTTGGACTGGCGATCCTTGCCGCAAATCGTATCGTATTGGTGAGAATTTCATGCGGGACAAATTGCCCGACGACGCATCGAGCGGATAGGGCACGTTTCCGGCGTGCCGGCCTCGCGAATCAGCCACGGGGTCGCCCGGCAGGAACATTTTTTCGCTGGATACCGCCATACCGGCTGCTGATTCGCCGGCCACTGTGGTCGCCGGATGATTGCAGCCCATGACAAATCCCTCTGCCGCCAACGATACCGCGAGCCGCCCGGTCCTTTATGTCCTTGCTGCCGTGGCGATCGCCTACGGCGTCTCGGCGCTCTGGGGGCTACCGCAACGTGGAACGGAAATGACCCGCGCGGTCTCGGACCACGTCACGGGCAATGGGGCGAATCACCACTTGGATGACAAAACTCACGCAGACGACAGCGTGACCGAGCATGGCGCAGTTGGTCCGCTGATACCCCCGAGCTTTGTCATGATGCTGCCGTTTGCCCTGCTGCTGGCGGCGATCGCGGTTTTTCCGCTGATGCACATCACCGAGCATTGGTGGGAGAGTAACTTACATCGTTTCTACGTAGCCGCGGGATTGGGGGCAGTAACATTGGGCTACTATG encodes the following:
- a CDS encoding (5-formylfuran-3-yl)methyl phosphate synthase, encoding MTTGLLVSVRDRKEASDALQAGADLIDLKEPRHGPLGAVDSAVMHDALHMVEGRVPVSVALGELTDVTAAMIADVPRGISLVKFGLAGCGPQADWHRRLAAALAGLQDGIGGVAVVYADWQVANAPAPVSVLEHAARTGCRAVLVDTWRKGAGSLLDLWNLDECAAFVTHVHAAGLRAVLAGSLTMHSIELLLPLAPDYVAVRGAVCQGPRTGRLSAQLVTQLKHSMANANGASSLRLSRTP